From the Lathyrus oleraceus cultivar Zhongwan6 chromosome 4, CAAS_Psat_ZW6_1.0, whole genome shotgun sequence genome, one window contains:
- the LOC127137052 gene encoding uncharacterized protein LOC127137052 — translation MIIASYNICGCGCNAKLHSLRKLVGDSKADVCFIQETKIHAIDNFPVDSFWNDSIADWSSKWAVGRSGGILTLWKKKSFDLVSSFVGEGFLGIHVLWSGLNLFLVNVYSSCFIEKKKAFWGRLVEFKSKFPDGLWCVGGDFNTVRVKVERKGISNNFNLKEAEDFEDFISSMNLVDVPLINKRFTWYNLDGSACSRLDRFLISEKLFDLWGVGGIVVGDRSISDHCPIWLNCNIVDWGPKPFKFFKGWCEHDDFIPLVRDVWKNTFRGGKASYILKEKLLAVKLKLKSWNKEVFGMLDLNVDKAVGELNSLDLVVADLAEDGLVDSLRRNREVASKEVWDTVLLQDNFLRQKARCNWIRLGDTNSKFFHSVMKGRFRRNNIVSLITSRGRLEGVKDIKSEIFNHFKSRFTEPMENRPTLDGLNFNVLSMEDRDLLEAPFQVDEIKEIVWLSDCDKSPGPDGFPLGFLKKCWNFVKDDVVNFVQEFYVRGVLPRSATASFLALIPNVDCPISID, via the coding sequence ATGATTATTGCGTCGTATAATATTTGTGGGTGTGGATGCAATGCTAAATTGCATTCTTTGAGAAAATTAGTTGGAGATTCAAAGGCAGATGTGTGTTTTATTCAAGAAACCAAGATTCATGCTATTGATAATTTTCCTGTGGACTCTTTTTGGAATGATTCTATTGCGGATTGGAGTTCTAAATGGGCAGTGGGTAGATCTGGAGGTATTTTAACATTGTGGAAGAAAAAGTCTTTTGATCTAGTTTCTAGTTTTGTTGGGGAAGGATTTCTTGGAATTCATGTGTTGTGGTCCGGTCTCAATCTTTTCTTGGTGAATGTGTATTCTTCTTGTTTTATTGAGAAGAAGAAGGCTTTTTGGGGGAGGCTTGTAGAGTTTAAATCAAAATTTCCAGATGGGTTGTGGTGTGTTGGTGGTGATTTTAATACTGTTCGGGTTAAAGTGGAGAGGAAGGGTATATCGAATAATTTTAATCTAAAAGAGGCGGAGGACTTTGAGGATTTTATTAGTTCGATGAATCTTGTGGATGTTCCTTTGATTAATAAGAGGTTTACCTGGTACAACTTGGATGGGAGTGCTTGTAGTAGGTTGGATAGATTTCTCATTTCTGAGAAATTATTTGACTTGTGGGGTGTGGGAGGGATTGTGGTGGGGGATAGGTCTATTTCAGACCATTGTCCTATTTGGTTAAATTGCAATATTGTGGATTGGGGTCCGAAACCTTTTAAGTTTTTTAAAGGGTGGTGTGAGCATGATGATTTCATTCCTTTGGTGAGGGATGTTTGGAAGAATACTTTTAGGGGAGGGAAGGCGAGCTAtattttgaaagaaaaattgtTGGCGGTGAAATTAAAATTGAAGAGTTGGAATAAAGAAGTCTTCGGGATGCTTGATTTGAATGTGGATAAAGCGGTGGGTGAGCTTAATTCGTTGGATTTGGTGGTAGCGGATTTAGCGGAGGATGGTTTGGTTGATTCGTTGAGGAGAAATAGAGAGGTGGCTTCGAAAGAGGTGTGGGATACTGTGCTTTTACAAGATAACTTTTTGCGTCAAAAAGCTAGGTGTAATTGGATTCGGCTTGGGGATACTAATTCCAAATTCTTTCACTCCGTTATGAAAGGGAGATTTAGGAGGAATAATATTGTTTCTTTGATTACTTCAAGAGGTCGGTTGGAAGGTGTGAAGGATATTAAAAGTGAGATATTTAATCATTTTAAAAGCCGTTTTACGGAACCGATGGAGAATAGGCCGACCTTGGATGGGCTTAATTTTAATGTTCTTAGTATGGAAGATAGAGATTTGTTGGAAGCTCCATTCCAAGTGGATGAAATTAAAGAGATTGTGTGGTTAAGTGATTGTGATAAGAGTCCGGGTCCGGACGGTTTTCCGCTTGGTTTTTTGAAAAAGTGTTGGAATTTTGTGAAGGATGACGTGGTGAATTTCGTTCAAGAGTTCTATGTGCGTGGTGTTCTTCCCCGATCCGCGACGGCATCATTTCTTGCTCTTATTCCTAATGTTGATTGTCCGATAAGCATTGATTAG
- the LOC127137053 gene encoding uncharacterized protein LOC127137053 yields the protein MKKDVRGKRYGFVRFFNVVDSTRLTCKLDNIFVENVKLQVNIPRFSRNSNSTGSNRNQNRGRRFGWEEKSRVGGGEQRNGSSSRFADSFAKVVTGGNKEVIMAAVVRNCEVGSKVLVGGSGKVKEDGQAGCFEVADGTKLVKKLDAVKMIDATKGVLQSDTVKDSVSNLAVALEFNTDLARDNPNILKAYVGLVRTPGMAFSMQKIFQAEGYFDFSIKPLGPNLCIFEDVEEGAVEVFVDEGHNWWSKWFTSIARWKPGHVDEERLMWVRCIGIPCHVWTDDFFGVFAGLFGSFVRADCNTASRKVMDSARLLVRTRSRRWVNDLYQVKINGLVFDISVVEEVGRVFSEAVDNFAINSSNEELSEDDDELGAVGLETHHVFEEDDLILRENFE from the coding sequence ATGAAGAAAGATGTTCGAGGGAAACGTTATGGTTTCGTGAGGTTCTTTAATGTAGTTGATTCAACAAGGCTGACGTGCAAGTTGGATAACATCTTTGTTGAGAATGTCAAACTGCAGGTCAATATACCTAGGTTTTCCAGGAACTCGAATTCAACTGGTTCTAATCGTAATCAGAATCGAGGTAGAAGGTTTGGTTGGGAGGAGAAGTCGCGTGTTGGGGGAGGTGAACAGCGGAATGGTTCTTCTTCGCGATTTGCTGATTCTTTCGCCAAAGTGGTGACAGGTGGGAACAAGGAAGTGATAATGGCTGCGGTGGTGAGGAATTGTGAAGTGGGTTCTAAGGTGTTGGTAGGAGGTTCTGGGAAGGTGAAGGAGGATGGACAGGCAGGCTGTTTTGAGGTGGCTGATGGTACTAAGTTGGTGAAGAAACTTGATGCTGTGAAGATGATTGATGCCACTAAGGGAGTGTTGCAATCTGATACTGTGAAGGATTCTGTTAGTAATCTGGCGGTAGCTCTGGAATTCAATACTGATTTGGCCAGGGATAACCCAAATATTCTAAAGGCGTATGTTGGATTGGTCCGAACGCCGGGGATGGCTTTTTCGATGCAGAAAATTTTTCAGGCTGAAGGTTATTTTGATTTTTCCATCAAGCCCTTAGGGCCTAATCTGTGTATCTTCGAAGATGTGGAGGAGGGTGCGGTAGAGGTTTTTGTTGACGAAGGGCATAATTGGTGGAGCAAATGGTTTACGTCAATTGCTAGATGGAAACCTGGGCATGTGGATGAAGAACGATTGATGTGGGTTCGCTGTATAGGTATTCCGTGTCATGTTTGGACGGATGATTTCTTTGGTGTCTTTGCGGGCTTGTTTGGCTCGTTTGTGCGGGCTGATTGCAATACAGCTTCGCGGAAGGTGATGGATTCGGCGAGATTGCTGGTTAGAACTAGAAGCAGAAGGTGGGTTAATGATCTGTATCAAGTAAAGATTAATGGTTTGGTTTTTGACATTAGTGTGGTGGAAGAGGTGGGAAGGGTTTTTAGTGAAGCTGTCGATAATTTTGCAATTAATTCTTCGAATGAGGAGTTGTCGGAGGATGATGATGAATTAGGTGCTGTGGGTTTAGAGACTCATCATGTGTTCGAGGAAGACGACTTGATTCTGCGTGAAAATTTTGAATAG